In the genome of Bacillus thuringiensis, the window TCCGGATGCTGAGCGCATATTAAAAACGCTAAAAACGAATAAAGTTGAAGATGTAACCATTATTGGCGGCGGTGCAATCGGACTGGAGATGGCAGAAACATTCGTCGAACTTGGTAAGAAAGTAAGAATGATTGAACGAAATGATCATATCGGTACGATTTATGATGCAGATATGGCAGAGTACATACATAAAGAAGCAGATAAGCATCATATTGAAATTTTAACGAATGAAAATGTAAAAGCGTTTAAAGGGAATGAACGAGTAGAAGCAATAGAAACGGATAAAGGTACGTATAAAGCAGATCTTGTTTTAGTGTCGGTTGGAGTGAAGCCAAATACTGATTTTCTTGAAGGGACAAATATACGTAAGAATCATAAAGGAGCAATCGAAGTAAATGCATATATGCAAACGAATGTGCAAGACGTATATGCAGCCGGTGATTGCGCAACGCATTACCACGTTATAAAGGAAATTCATGATCATATCCCCCTCGGAACGACTGCCAATAAACAAGGGCGACTTGCCGGACTTAATATGGTCGATAAACGAAGAGCATTTAAAGGCACGTTAGGCACAGGCATTATTAAATTTATGGATTTGACACTCGCAAGAACAGGCTTAAATGAAAAAGAAGCAAAAGGGCTACACATTCCGTATAAAACGGTCAAAGTAGATTCTACAAATATGGCGGGCTATTATCCAAATGCAAAACCACTTTACTTGAAATTACTATATCGCTCCGATACGAAACAATTATTGGGCGGGCAAGTAATTGGAGAAGAAGGCGTAGATAAACGTATTGATGTGATCGCGATGGCGCTTTTCAATAAAATGAGCATTCATGATTTAGAAGACGTCGACTTAAGTTATGCACCACCATATAACAGCGTTTGGGATCCAATTCAGCAAGCGGCAAGGAGAGCAGAATAGCACTTTTTAAAGTGCTATTTTTTTGTTAAAGGGGAATTATCATTTTTGTCGAATGAAGAGGGTTGGGAAATAGTTACATATGAGGAAGGGGAGTTTTTTATGATTGTAGCACTTCAAAAAATTCAAGAATCAGAAAAAGAAATATTACGTAATTTGTACGCATTATATCTTCATGACCTTTCTAAGTTCACTATGAATATAACTATCGGAGCGAACGGGTTTTTTGAATACGAAGGTTTGCATATGTTTTGGAAAAATGACGGAATCACGCCGTATTTTATAAAAGTTGATCATAGTATTGTAGGATTCTTATTACTACTGGAAAGTCCGTTTTTGAAGAAGGAAAATGATTTTGGTATTAATGATATTTTCATATTGAATCAATATAAAGGAAAAGGAATCGGTAAACAAGCTGTTGAGAATTTACTAGAAGAGAAAAGAGGACAATATTTCGTTATCGAACTTGTAAAAAATGTACCAGCAGTGTCGTTTTGGAAGAAAGTATATAAAGAACTGAACATTGAATTTGATGAGAGAGAGCAGTTAATTGATGAGGAAGAATGCCTCGTTCAAACGTTTAAAATTTAATGAAATTGGTGTTCCTTTTATATTACTTTGAAATTTAACTTTATCCCGCAAAAGCCCGATTGGTTCAACTAATAATCAGTGGGGATGAAGACCCCTATTGATTAAAGTTTCACTTTATTTTGAATATACCGTTCCCCCTTGAAAACATATTACTAATCGCTTATATTTTCATATAGTATTTATTTTTTAAACGAAGCAATGAACGAACCAGGGGGCGCAGTATGGCAATTAATATGAAAACAATCGAAGAATGGATTGTTGAATCAAATACAAGACATGAAGAAGACTTTGGACACGTTGTAGAAGAAATGAAAGAAGTATGTGTCGGACTTGATAACGCGACATTAATTTATACGAAAAATGTATTTTGTTTCGGTAAAAAAGTAGAAGTATTTTTCTTCTTCCAAGACCATGTCGTGATCGGACAAGAAAAAGACGAATATATTGAGATTGAAAAATTAAAGTATGATGATATTACAAATAGTAATTTAAAAACAAATGACAAAAATACAACGTTAGAATTAAAGTTTGCTAACGGACAATCTATTAATTTAGATAGTTTAAATGATAACTACGGTACGAAAAATTGGTTATTTGCTAGACAAATTAAGAGTATTTTTAAGTTAATCTAGTAAAAAGCAGGCCCATAAAGGTCTGCTTTTTTACTTATTTCCTATTACACAAAGGCATCCTCTTTCTTCGTAACATTTCACACTTTTAAATCCTGTCTTATAAAATAGGTTTATTAATTCTTCAGTCGTTTTACATTTTTCCATATGATATTGAATTTTGAAAGTTTCAGCCACTAATAAAAAGGAGCCGTCCGATCTTAAGACGCGAAATACTTCTTTTATATCTTGTTCAATATCAGGCCAAAAATAATGAGTTTGAAAGGCGGTAATGAGATCGAAGAAGTTCGTATGATGTGGAATAGAAGACACGCTTGCTTGTTGAACAATTACTTTTTGTTTTTGAACATCTTTTGCATTTGTCTGTATAGAATTTTTCACAGCTTGATCGGAGTAATCAATCCCATATATTTCCCCAAGTGGAGTTCGTTTTGAAAGAGTGTGTATGGTTTTGCCTCCACCACAGCCGATGTCTAATACGACTGCATCTGTCTTTATGTGTACTTTCTGTAATGCCCAATTTATTAATCTCGTATGTCCAGCGTTCATAATACAAAGCATGGAGGAACCAATTGTTCCGCTAGGATTTTTTGCTTGCTGAATTAACCGTTGTAAAATGTTCAAGTTAAATTCTCCTTTTATGTAAGAATATATACTCATTTCTCTTTTTATAAATTAAATCCTTTAAAAAAGCACGCCGATTGACGGCGTGCTTTTAACTATGCAAAGCCCCTTTTAACCAATTTCGCGCCCGATATGCCCCAACTGGAACTTGAATAAGAGATGTTTCATTCCCAGCATCAATTCCGTACAATTGATCACATGAATTTGTATCAAAACTTAGTAAAGGATGCCCACCCATCCCCATAGCAGTTGCAGCAAAAACGAGTTTATGAACGAGGATACCAGCTTCCATTTGGTGAATACGGTATCCTCTATAGCCTAATGCATTTGTATAGTAATCTTTCTTTCCGACTACATGTAAGCAAAGTGGTACTTGAAAAAGGTTTACGTTATCCATCGTCATACTAGATTGAAGGAGATAACGAAGGTCCCCATATCGAAGTGGTTGTATGGAATGTGTTTTACTGTTATAAGTGTAAGCGCCGTTTTCTATATCTTTTACGTTATAGAAACATCCATATAATGAGACGCGTGCATTTTCATTTACATACTTACCATCAAGGTCGCTGTAATAGGGGAAGGAGAGGCTCGCTTCTTGTAGTAAAGTAGCGAGCTCAGCTGCATCCCATTTCGTTAAAATAAAGTCCGCATCAGGAGAATATCGTTTTTTACAAAGTTGTAGGAAATCATACGATAACCGTTCTACTTTCGGTAGCTGTACAGCGTACGTATTATGTTGATAGTGCTCTTCATGATGTAGTGTTTGGAAGTGTGCTGTCGATTCAATCATAGAAGCTTCATTTATTTTTGTTATCATCGGATGTTCATTTACATGTTTTGAGCGAACGAAATGTTCATGTGCTAACGGCGGAATTTGTTGCAACAACTCATGAGAAGTAACTGTTTTATTTTCACGGTAATCATTGTGAAACCAATTAGTTTCTGGTTCTGTACTTAAAGGAATGACGGCATACACACTTTCTTCAACTTCTGACAATCCGAGTAAATGATTCAGTGCACGGTCTAGAAATTGAAAGTATACGCCATTCGTATAACCGAACTGTTTTGCACATTCTAGTAATTGTCCAATGAGAACCCCGCTATCTAATCCTTGAAGGCGATATGAAAAGTTATTGTATTTAAAGAAGTTTTTCCAAAACATAGTGGATACGAATGCGGCACCGAAACAATCATGTATATTACAGCGATTACCGAGTGCGTCTGCTAAATAAGAATCGAAATTTCCTTCGCGAAGGAAAATAAGTCGGTGATGCGCGGCGTCATAATGGTAAATGCCGTCTGGATAATCGTCAATCTTTAAATAGATATACAATTCATTCGGATATAAAGCACCGCCTGAAGGAATGGATCTGCGTAATACATTTCTCTCGCTATTTAGCTGACATAATTGTGTTACACCAAATGAATACCAAAGATAGTGACCAATCTCATTTAGAGTAGGTGTAGTAGAAGAGTTCGATAAAGATA includes:
- a CDS encoding CoA-disulfide reductase, whose protein sequence is MNYVIIGGDAAGMSAAMQIVRNDETANVVTLEKGEIYSYAQCGLPYVISGAIASTEKLVARNVKTFRDKYGIDAKVRHEVTKVDTEKKMVYAEHTKTKDVFEFPYDRLLIATGVRPVMPEWEGRELQGVHLLKTIPDAERILKTLKTNKVEDVTIIGGGAIGLEMAETFVELGKKVRMIERNDHIGTIYDADMAEYIHKEADKHHIEILTNENVKAFKGNERVEAIETDKGTYKADLVLVSVGVKPNTDFLEGTNIRKNHKGAIEVNAYMQTNVQDVYAAGDCATHYHVIKEIHDHIPLGTTANKQGRLAGLNMVDKRRAFKGTLGTGIIKFMDLTLARTGLNEKEAKGLHIPYKTVKVDSTNMAGYYPNAKPLYLKLLYRSDTKQLLGGQVIGEEGVDKRIDVIAMALFNKMSIHDLEDVDLSYAPPYNSVWDPIQQAARRAE
- a CDS encoding GNAT family N-acetyltransferase, which encodes MIVALQKIQESEKEILRNLYALYLHDLSKFTMNITIGANGFFEYEGLHMFWKNDGITPYFIKVDHSIVGFLLLLESPFLKKENDFGINDIFILNQYKGKGIGKQAVENLLEEKRGQYFVIELVKNVPAVSFWKKVYKELNIEFDEREQLIDEEECLVQTFKI
- a CDS encoding DUF3908 family protein codes for the protein MAINMKTIEEWIVESNTRHEEDFGHVVEEMKEVCVGLDNATLIYTKNVFCFGKKVEVFFFFQDHVVIGQEKDEYIEIEKLKYDDITNSNLKTNDKNTTLELKFANGQSINLDSLNDNYGTKNWLFARQIKSIFKLI
- a CDS encoding class I SAM-dependent methyltransferase, with amino-acid sequence MNILQRLIQQAKNPSGTIGSSMLCIMNAGHTRLINWALQKVHIKTDAVVLDIGCGGGKTIHTLSKRTPLGEIYGIDYSDQAVKNSIQTNAKDVQKQKVIVQQASVSSIPHHTNFFDLITAFQTHYFWPDIEQDIKEVFRVLRSDGSFLLVAETFKIQYHMEKCKTTEELINLFYKTGFKSVKCYEERGCLCVIGNK
- a CDS encoding SagB family peptide dehydrogenase, with amino-acid sequence MQLDTFLHHLHFSIDEIMPNHEVDWKDAPLPYKLYRNVPTIPLSLEIPLSLSNSSTTPTLNEIGHYLWYSFGVTQLCQLNSERNVLRRSIPSGGALYPNELYIYLKIDDYPDGIYHYDAAHHRLIFLREGNFDSYLADALGNRCNIHDCFGAAFVSTMFWKNFFKYNNFSYRLQGLDSGVLIGQLLECAKQFGYTNGVYFQFLDRALNHLLGLSEVEESVYAVIPLSTEPETNWFHNDYRENKTVTSHELLQQIPPLAHEHFVRSKHVNEHPMITKINEASMIESTAHFQTLHHEEHYQHNTYAVQLPKVERLSYDFLQLCKKRYSPDADFILTKWDAAELATLLQEASLSFPYYSDLDGKYVNENARVSLYGCFYNVKDIENGAYTYNSKTHSIQPLRYGDLRYLLQSSMTMDNVNLFQVPLCLHVVGKKDYYTNALGYRGYRIHQMEAGILVHKLVFAATAMGMGGHPLLSFDTNSCDQLYGIDAGNETSLIQVPVGAYRARNWLKGALHS